In Paramormyrops kingsleyae isolate MSU_618 unplaced genomic scaffold, PKINGS_0.4 ups27, whole genome shotgun sequence, a genomic segment contains:
- the LOC140583958 gene encoding uncharacterized protein, translating into MVQIVEIKDCYSMRIRIHHSLNMENMDPEVHEFLEDKFISILVVNFERSPLTMENLQSLALSVPSFYWRLTGEELDPSLLHVAPARLQVVPHGTETGVQHGDGESPAEEDDHYGQELPSSSSIREASPAAPASTTEDANGLPEALPLAWGEDEPSSPSLSVPSDTQPGSQIEPEHAEPSSSTFWIPVGPNSTWQQLEIEGRNYLRKLDELSISDGLWSITDYGDDHTVVMSVHVSVHLS; encoded by the exons atggtgcagatagtcgagataaaggactgttattcgatgagaattcgaatccatcactccttaaacatggagaacatggatccagaag ttcatgagtttttggaggacaagttcatctccattctggtcgtgaacttcgagaggagcccactgaccatggagaacttgcagtctctggccctcagtgtcccttcattttattggcggctcactggggaggagctggatcccagcctattgcacgtagcacctgcacgactgcaagtggtacctcatggtacagagactggtgtccagcatggggatggagaatcaccagctgaggaggatgaccattacggacaggagctgccatcatccagctctataagggaggcttcccctgcagctccagcatccacgactgaggatgctaatgggcttcctgaggctctccccttggcctggggtgaagatgagccctcatctccgtccttatctgtgccttctgacactcaacctggaagtcagattgagccagaacatgctgagccctccagctccaccttctggatccctgtgggccctaacagcacgtggcagcagcttgagatcgaaggccgcaactacctgcggaagctggatgagctcagcatctccgatggactctggagcattacggactacggtgatgatcacaccgtggtcatgtccgtgcatgtctccgtgcat